A window from Acinonyx jubatus isolate Ajub_Pintada_27869175 chromosome E1, VMU_Ajub_asm_v1.0, whole genome shotgun sequence encodes these proteins:
- the CE1H17orf58 gene encoding UPF0450 protein C17orf58 homolog isoform X1, which translates to MTARAFWLLCLIVGSSPEAPVAERKASPPHNRKPDPGGGPSAEETPGPRAQPVPEAPRRPRAAEAAPRAWSDPRRRKPPPPAENRAGFREAARAPAGPPSPRLAQAENRASPRRVPALEDSPRRARSRPLRFPAARPPARAAEDPAGPAHPNRPRAAAPPPGPAPAPPPPPPAPRLGLPRRDAGPGTEPCERACRTDLDERESYCASEFAVNGIVHDVDVLGTGIRLVTLLVDRDGLYKMNRLYITPDGFFFRVHILALDSSNCNKPCPEFKPGSRYIVMGHIYHKRRQLPTALLQVLRGRLRPGDGLLRSSSSYVKRFNRKRDGQVQGAIHTQCV; encoded by the exons CCTCGCCGCCCCACAACAGGAAGCCCGACCCCGGCGGCGGCCCGAGCGCGGAGGAGACGCCGGGGCCCCGGGCGCAGCCGGTCCCTGAGGCCCCGCGGCGGCCGCGCGCAGCCGAGGCCGCTCCCCGCGCTTGGTCCGACCCGCGACGCCGGAAGCCCCCGCCGCCCGCCGAGAACCGGGCCGGCTTCCGGGAGGCCGCGCGCGCGCCCGCCGGCCCGCCGAGCCCGCGCCTCGCGCAGGCCGAGAACCGCGCCTCGCCGCGCCGCGTGCCCGCGCTGGAAGACTCCCCGCGGCGCGCGCGCTCCCGGCCCCTGCGCTTCCCGGCCGCGCGGCCGCCCGCGCGCGCCGCCGAGGAtcccgccggccccgcccacccCAACCGGCCGCGCGCCGCCGCGCCGCCCCCGGGGCccgcgcccgcgccgccgccgccgccgccggcgccGCGCCTCGGCCTGCCGCGGAGGGACGCGGGACCCGGCACCGAGCCCTGCGAGCGCGCTTGCAGAACGGACCTGGACGAGCGCGAGTCCTACTGCGCGAGCGAATTCG CAGTGAACGGAATCGTGCATGACGTGGACGTGCTCGGCACAGGGATCCGGCTGGTGACTCTTCTGGTGGACCGGGACGGGCTGTACAAGATGAACCGCCTGTACATCACTCCGGACGGGTTTTTCTTCCGAGTCCACATTTTAGCCCTAGACTCCTCCAACTGCAATAAGCCATGTCCAGAATTTAAACCTG gcagcAGGTATATTGTGATGGGTCACATCTACCATAAGAGACGGCAGCTCCCTACAGCTCTCCTTCAGGTCCTGAGAGGACGGCTCAGGCCAGGAGATGGCCTGCTCAGGAGCAGCAGCAGCTATGTGAAGAGATTTAACCGAAAAAGGGATGGGCAAGTTCAAGGTGCAATTCACACCCAGTGTGTTTGA
- the CE1H17orf58 gene encoding UPF0450 protein C17orf58 homolog isoform X3, translated as MQCSHVVRTSSLVGLVLGGQDPHLGLPAGPRKPVLRSDLKLGRLPSPHHRGAFVSPSRSLSFTSRAPGLPIAPLAASPPHNRKPDPGGGPSAEETPGPRAQPVPEAPRRPRAAEAAPRAWSDPRRRKPPPPAENRAGFREAARAPAGPPSPRLAQAENRASPRRVPALEDSPRRARSRPLRFPAARPPARAAEDPAGPAHPNRPRAAAPPPGPAPAPPPPPPAPRLGLPRRDAGPGTEPCERACRTDLDERESYCASEFGEPRPAAPPGSGLQSPGREASLSEPRVPGCARGLP; from the exons ATGCAATGTTCCCATGTGGTGAGAACTTCTTCCTTGGTTGGCCTCGTTCTCGGAGGGCAAGACCCTCACCTCGGTCTTCCTGCGGGGCCTAGGAAACCCGTGCTCCGCTCGGACCTGAAGCTGGGGAGGCTTCCCTCCCCTCATCACAGGGGCGCCTTCGTCTCCCCCTCGCGTTCCCTCTCCTTCACTTCCAGGGCTCCCGGCCTCCCCATCGCTCCTCTCGCAG CCTCGCCGCCCCACAACAGGAAGCCCGACCCCGGCGGCGGCCCGAGCGCGGAGGAGACGCCGGGGCCCCGGGCGCAGCCGGTCCCTGAGGCCCCGCGGCGGCCGCGCGCAGCCGAGGCCGCTCCCCGCGCTTGGTCCGACCCGCGACGCCGGAAGCCCCCGCCGCCCGCCGAGAACCGGGCCGGCTTCCGGGAGGCCGCGCGCGCGCCCGCCGGCCCGCCGAGCCCGCGCCTCGCGCAGGCCGAGAACCGCGCCTCGCCGCGCCGCGTGCCCGCGCTGGAAGACTCCCCGCGGCGCGCGCGCTCCCGGCCCCTGCGCTTCCCGGCCGCGCGGCCGCCCGCGCGCGCCGCCGAGGAtcccgccggccccgcccacccCAACCGGCCGCGCGCCGCCGCGCCGCCCCCGGGGCccgcgcccgcgccgccgccgccgccgccggcgccGCGCCTCGGCCTGCCGCGGAGGGACGCGGGACCCGGCACCGAGCCCTGCGAGCGCGCTTGCAGAACGGACCTGGACGAGCGCGAGTCCTACTGCGCGAGCGAATTCGGTGAGCCCCGCCCCGCAGCTCCTCCCGGGTCCGGGCTGCAGAGCCCTGGCCGCGAGGCGAGCCTCTCCGAACCCAGAGTGCCGGGCTGTGCTCGCGGACTCCCCTAA
- the CE1H17orf58 gene encoding UPF0450 protein C17orf58 homolog isoform X2 → MTARAFWLLCLIVGSSPEAPVAERKGLPASPSLLSQPRRPTTGSPTPAAARARRRRRGPGRSRSLRPRGGRAQPRPLPALGPTRDAGSPRRPPRTGPASGRPRARPPARRARASRRPRTAPRRAACPRWKTPRGARAPGPCASRPRGRPRAPPRIPPAPPTPTGRAPPRRPRGPRPRRRRRRRRRASACRGGTRDPAPSPASALAERTWTSASPTARANSVSPAPQLLPGPGCRALAARRASPNPECRAVLADSPKGRPWRNPPTRSCSPQTRVDSFVVCAKLTGEREEMRFSKLFVF, encoded by the exons GGCTCCCGGCCTCCCCATCGCTCCTCTCGCAG CCTCGCCGCCCCACAACAGGAAGCCCGACCCCGGCGGCGGCCCGAGCGCGGAGGAGACGCCGGGGCCCCGGGCGCAGCCGGTCCCTGAGGCCCCGCGGCGGCCGCGCGCAGCCGAGGCCGCTCCCCGCGCTTGGTCCGACCCGCGACGCCGGAAGCCCCCGCCGCCCGCCGAGAACCGGGCCGGCTTCCGGGAGGCCGCGCGCGCGCCCGCCGGCCCGCCGAGCCCGCGCCTCGCGCAGGCCGAGAACCGCGCCTCGCCGCGCCGCGTGCCCGCGCTGGAAGACTCCCCGCGGCGCGCGCGCTCCCGGCCCCTGCGCTTCCCGGCCGCGCGGCCGCCCGCGCGCGCCGCCGAGGAtcccgccggccccgcccacccCAACCGGCCGCGCGCCGCCGCGCCGCCCCCGGGGCccgcgcccgcgccgccgccgccgccgccggcgccGCGCCTCGGCCTGCCGCGGAGGGACGCGGGACCCGGCACCGAGCCCTGCGAGCGCGCTTGCAGAACGGACCTGGACGAGCGCGAGTCCTACTGCGCGAGCGAATTCGGTGAGCCCCGCCCCGCAGCTCCTCCCGGGTCCGGGCTGCAGAGCCCTGGCCGCGAGGCGAGCCTCTCCGAACCCAGAGTGCCGGGCTGTGCTCGCGGACTCCCCTAAGGGCAGACCCTGGAGAAACCCACCCACTCGATCCTGCAGTCCTCAGACCCGTGTGGACTCTTTCGTGGTGTGTGCAAAACTCactggggaaagagaggaaatgcGTTTCTCCAAactctttgttttttga